A single genomic interval of Panthera tigris isolate Pti1 chromosome E3, P.tigris_Pti1_mat1.1, whole genome shotgun sequence harbors:
- the LOC122234645 gene encoding uncharacterized protein LOC122234645 isoform X2, translating into MAAAPGPEPLPLRRGAAVEVVLLGGGSSGPRGSGRGGRGTAWRRYIACRRRQRWRRRRRRRRQRRRRNLLFPLPGQNIALADAGDGLAESPPGDSSDVNGVRRLSAGLNVARSPQCLAHGRCRRLVVIISTVPVVIVSAVTISMGLCSQSCGPTARTLLSGHSGLMLKNSVGFRR; encoded by the exons aTGGCTGCTGCTCCGGGGCCGGAGCCCCTCCCTCTCCGCCGGGGGGCCGCGGTTGAAGTGGTTCTTCttggcggcggcagcagcggccCGCGGGGCTCGGGCCGGGGAGGTCGGGGGACGGCCTGGCGCAGATACATCGCTTGCCGGCGGAGACAGCGTtggcggcggcgacggcggcggcggcggcagcgaaGGCGACGGaacctcctcttccccctcccggGCCAGAACATCGCCCTCGCCGACGCGGGGGACGGCCTAGCGGAG aGCCCTCCTGGGGATAGTAGTGACGTGAACGGTGTCAGACGGCTGTCGGCAGGATTAAATGTGGCGCGCtccccacagtgcctggcacacggcaggTGTCGAAGACTGGTGGTTATTATCAGCACTGTCCCAGTCGTCATCGTCAGTGCCGTGACCATCAGCATGGGCCTGTGCTCTCAGTCCTGCGGTCCTACAGCGAGAACTCTTCTGAGCGGACATTCTGGGCTTATGCTTAAAAATTCCGTGGGATTCCGCAG gtga
- the LOC122234645 gene encoding uncharacterized protein LOC122234645 isoform X3, which produces MAAAPGPEPLPLRRGAAVEVVLLGGGSSGPRGSGRGGRGTAWRRYIACRRRQRWRRRRRRRRQRRRRNLLFPLPGQNIALADAGDGLAEFSSEMDFRGEAFAKWSSKEVVSVSVLMVIQHLRPCGST; this is translated from the exons aTGGCTGCTGCTCCGGGGCCGGAGCCCCTCCCTCTCCGCCGGGGGGCCGCGGTTGAAGTGGTTCTTCttggcggcggcagcagcggccCGCGGGGCTCGGGCCGGGGAGGTCGGGGGACGGCCTGGCGCAGATACATCGCTTGCCGGCGGAGACAGCGTtggcggcggcgacggcggcggcggcggcagcgaaGGCGACGGaacctcctcttccccctcccggGCCAGAACATCGCCCTCGCCGACGCGGGGGACGGCCTAGCGGAG TTTTCCAGTGAGATGGATTTCAGGGGAGAAGCCTTTGCAAAGTGGTCCTCGAAAGAGGTTGTGTCCGTTTCTGTTCTCATG gtgattcaacacttaaggCCTTGCGGATCTACTTAA
- the LOC122234645 gene encoding uncharacterized protein LOC122234645 isoform X1 yields the protein MAAAPGPEPLPLRRGAAVEVVLLGGGSSGPRGSGRGGRGTAWRRYIACRRRQRWRRRRRRRRQRRRRNLLFPLPGQNIALADAGDGLAESPPGDSSDVNGVRRLSAGLNVARSPQCLAHGRCRRLVVIISTVPVVIVSAVTISMGLCSQSCGPTARTLLSGHSGLMLKNSVGFRSFPVRWISGEKPLQSGPRKRLCPFLFSW from the exons aTGGCTGCTGCTCCGGGGCCGGAGCCCCTCCCTCTCCGCCGGGGGGCCGCGGTTGAAGTGGTTCTTCttggcggcggcagcagcggccCGCGGGGCTCGGGCCGGGGAGGTCGGGGGACGGCCTGGCGCAGATACATCGCTTGCCGGCGGAGACAGCGTtggcggcggcgacggcggcggcggcggcagcgaaGGCGACGGaacctcctcttccccctcccggGCCAGAACATCGCCCTCGCCGACGCGGGGGACGGCCTAGCGGAG aGCCCTCCTGGGGATAGTAGTGACGTGAACGGTGTCAGACGGCTGTCGGCAGGATTAAATGTGGCGCGCtccccacagtgcctggcacacggcaggTGTCGAAGACTGGTGGTTATTATCAGCACTGTCCCAGTCGTCATCGTCAGTGCCGTGACCATCAGCATGGGCCTGTGCTCTCAGTCCTGCGGTCCTACAGCGAGAACTCTTCTGAGCGGACATTCTGGGCTTATGCTTAAAAATTCCGTGGGATTCCGCAG TTTTCCAGTGAGATGGATTTCAGGGGAGAAGCCTTTGCAAAGTGGTCCTCGAAAGAGGTTGTGTCCGTTTCTGTTCTCATG gtga